Proteins encoded by one window of Aphis gossypii isolate Hap1 chromosome X, ASM2018417v2, whole genome shotgun sequence:
- the LOC114124776 gene encoding PHD finger protein 14-like isoform X1, whose product MERAPGKRRIKPPANLESIDFDSDSSSDSDFNIEDHYVDSESGSGDSCFSLSDDDVNKKKNEKYDGNNKKIKKDDGNKKKTKKDNEEIEENNKCKDDSTTMDCTNGMMSHQDDSIKEIIKEIVDTIRICNICLGDESDRDNEIINCDECGISVHEGCYGICGSENLNSSTSSCSMKPWFCEPCKAGIENPTCEFCPNFGGIFKEADNGRWVHLVCALFEPNLTFGDVKNLSKPMLFGHGVPEWNKKNCILCEDYRLSSIGVTIRCDVRMCRLQFHVTCAQKEGGLSGPDQVTNQLEPFYAHCKMHENKLLAKRKNRNWQILQLITKQMELKRKQQSSEKSTIWQRNQQWLKRLQSKDDQMKDEENSKTEPIFKSKVSCAITTSTSSCQALWLKSDLMGINTISQEVIEEQIKELRNIPKKWNIPPAFSLEFVSYFKDRNLRSTKLKNQLKIFTDKKNQLFDEQKIVQEKYNQQVKKIEIKKQKYLELKNIIKAYHKVIKLYSPNANILDFDIFAKEVLNDHNSFDNILSDLYNKCSICSHTNDQHLLKKCDICRSYYHLGCLNPPLTKMPKKTKLFGWQCSNCENCFSHSKQQTVNTNTSKKLRCDGKEQSISGSHKSPSIGNNLQDFNSLARQCKIYSISKKKKKHEPNSKKYSSKIIAKQVKTLKRKHKYNNDDNTSDISTSADNPTQHGIKRFIKSIPSTSGVKTKSSKLLIESPVDQTPQKSTITKPEKSILPLRNSTVSIDILLTPKCNTCHKTGINATMVQCDKCSEHYHFCCINPPVKKTPKVFGYSWHCEECDLSDSD is encoded by the exons a tggaACGCGCACCCGGTAAAAGAAGAATCAAACCTCCTGCTAACCTGGAATCAATAGATTTTGATAGTGACAGTTCATCTGATAGTGATTTCAATATTGAAGATCACTATGTTGATAGTGAATCAGGTTCTGGAGATTCATGTTTTAGTTTATCTGATg atgatgtaaataaaaaaaaaaatgaaaaatatgatggtaataacaaaaaaattaaaaaagatgatggtaataaaaaaaaaactaaaaaagacAATGAAgaaattgaagaaaataataaatgtaaggaTGATAGTACGACTATGGATTGTACTAATGGCATGATGTCCCATCAAGATGattcaataaaa gaaattattaaagaaatagtAGATACAATtcgtatttgtaatatttgctTAGGTGATGAGAGTGATAGAGATAATGagataataaattgtgatgAATGCGGTATATCAGTTCATGAag gttgtTATGGTATCTGTGGttctgaaaatttaaattcatctaCTTCATCATGCTCTATGAAACCATGGTTTTGTGAACCTTGTAAAGCAGGAATAGAAAATCCTACTTGTGAATTTTGTCCCAATTTcg GAGGAATATTTAAGGAAGCAGATAATGGAAGATGGGTACATTTAGTATGTGCTCTTTTTGAACCTAATCTAACTTTTGGTGATGTTAAAAATCTCAGTAAACCTATGTTATTTGGACATGGTGTACCCgaatggaataaaaaaaattgtattttgtgtgAAGATTATAGATTGAGTAGCATTGGAGTGACTATTAGATGTGATGTTAGGATGTGCCGATTACAATTTCATGTTActtg tgctCAAAAAGAAGGTGGTTTATCAGGTCCTGATCAGGTCACTAACCAATTAGAACCATTTTATGCGCATTGCAAGATGCATGAAAATAAACTGCTAGCAAA gaGGAAAAATAGGAATTGGCAAATACttcaattaataacaaaacaaatggAATTAAAGCGTAAACAACAGTCTTCAGAAAAATCAACTATATGGCAACGTAATCAGCAATGGCTTAAAAGATTACAATCTAAGGATGATCAAATGAAAGATGAAGAAAACAGTAAAACAGAGCCAa tatttaaatcaaaagttTCATGTGCCATTACAACATCAACTTCATCGTGTCAAGCACTTTGGTTAAAATCTGACTTAATGGGTATAAATACAATCTCTCAAGAAGTTATCGAAGAGCAAATTAAGGAATTGCGCAATATACcgaaaaaatggaatatacCACCTGCGTTTAG tttGGAATTTGTAAGTTATTTCAAAGATAGAAATTTGAGAtcaacaaaattgaaaaatcagcTAAAAATTTTTACTGACAAAAAGAATCAACTCTTTGatgaacaaaaaattgtacaagaaaaatataatcaa caagtaaaaaaaattgaaattaaaaaacaaaaatatttggaactcaaaaatataattaaagcataccataaagtaattaaattatacagtcCTAATgccaatattttagatttcgaCATATTTGCTAAAGAAGTTCTAAATGATCATAATTCTTTTG ATAATATACTATcagatttgtataataaatgtagtatTTGTAGTCATACAAATGATCAACATTTACTGAAAAAATGTGACATATGTAgatcatattatcatttggGTTGTTTGAATCCACCACTGACTAAAATGCctaagaaaacaaaattatttggatg gcAATGCAGTAAttgtgaaaattgtttttctcatTCAAAACAACAAACtgttaatacaaatacatctaaaaaattaagatgtgATGGAAAAGAGCAATCAATATCAGGCAGTCATAAATCTCCATCTATTGGtaacaat ttaCAGGATTTCAATAGTTTGGCAAGacagtgtaaaatatatagtatatcaaAAA aaaaaaaaaagcatgaaCCAAAcagcaaaaaatattcttcaaaaataatagcaaAACAAGTTAAGACTCTCAAACGCaaacataagtataataatgatgataatactTCAGATATCTCCACATCTGCTGATAACCCAACCCAACATGGAATTAAGCGATTT attaaatctATACCAAGTACAAGTGGAGTCAAAacaaaatcatcaaaattacttattgaaTCACCAGTAGATCAAACACCACAGAAATCTACAATAACCAAACCAGAAAAAAGTATTCTGCCACTCAGAAATAGCACGGTTTCAATAGATATTTTGTTGACTCCCAAATGTAATACTTGTCATAAAACCGGAATAAATGCTACAATGGTTCA GTGTGACAAATGCAGTGAACATTATCATTTTTGCTGTATTAATCCTCCAGTAAAGAAAACACCTAAAGTTTTTGGTTATTCGTGGCACTGTGAAGAATGTGATTTAtcg gaCAGTGACTAA
- the LOC114124776 gene encoding PHD finger protein 14-like isoform X2: MERAPGKRRIKPPANLESIDFDSDSSSDSDFNIEDHYVDSESGSGDSCFSLSDDDVNKKKNEKYDGNNKKIKKDDGNKKKTKKDNEEIEENNKCKDDSTTMDCTNGMMSHQDDSIKEIIKEIVDTIRICNICLGDESDRDNEIINCDECGISVHEGCYGICGSENLNSSTSSCSMKPWFCEPCKAGIENPTCEFCPNFGGIFKEADNGRWVHLVCALFEPNLTFGDVKNLSKPMLFGHGVPEWNKKNCILCEDYRLSSIGVTIRCDVRMCRLQFHVTWRKNRNWQILQLITKQMELKRKQQSSEKSTIWQRNQQWLKRLQSKDDQMKDEENSKTEPIFKSKVSCAITTSTSSCQALWLKSDLMGINTISQEVIEEQIKELRNIPKKWNIPPAFSLEFVSYFKDRNLRSTKLKNQLKIFTDKKNQLFDEQKIVQEKYNQQVKKIEIKKQKYLELKNIIKAYHKVIKLYSPNANILDFDIFAKEVLNDHNSFDNILSDLYNKCSICSHTNDQHLLKKCDICRSYYHLGCLNPPLTKMPKKTKLFGWQCSNCENCFSHSKQQTVNTNTSKKLRCDGKEQSISGSHKSPSIGNNLQDFNSLARQCKIYSISKKKKKHEPNSKKYSSKIIAKQVKTLKRKHKYNNDDNTSDISTSADNPTQHGIKRFIKSIPSTSGVKTKSSKLLIESPVDQTPQKSTITKPEKSILPLRNSTVSIDILLTPKCNTCHKTGINATMVQCDKCSEHYHFCCINPPVKKTPKVFGYSWHCEECDLSDSD; this comes from the exons a tggaACGCGCACCCGGTAAAAGAAGAATCAAACCTCCTGCTAACCTGGAATCAATAGATTTTGATAGTGACAGTTCATCTGATAGTGATTTCAATATTGAAGATCACTATGTTGATAGTGAATCAGGTTCTGGAGATTCATGTTTTAGTTTATCTGATg atgatgtaaataaaaaaaaaaatgaaaaatatgatggtaataacaaaaaaattaaaaaagatgatggtaataaaaaaaaaactaaaaaagacAATGAAgaaattgaagaaaataataaatgtaaggaTGATAGTACGACTATGGATTGTACTAATGGCATGATGTCCCATCAAGATGattcaataaaa gaaattattaaagaaatagtAGATACAATtcgtatttgtaatatttgctTAGGTGATGAGAGTGATAGAGATAATGagataataaattgtgatgAATGCGGTATATCAGTTCATGAag gttgtTATGGTATCTGTGGttctgaaaatttaaattcatctaCTTCATCATGCTCTATGAAACCATGGTTTTGTGAACCTTGTAAAGCAGGAATAGAAAATCCTACTTGTGAATTTTGTCCCAATTTcg GAGGAATATTTAAGGAAGCAGATAATGGAAGATGGGTACATTTAGTATGTGCTCTTTTTGAACCTAATCTAACTTTTGGTGATGTTAAAAATCTCAGTAAACCTATGTTATTTGGACATGGTGTACCCgaatggaataaaaaaaattgtattttgtgtgAAGATTATAGATTGAGTAGCATTGGAGTGACTATTAGATGTGATGTTAGGATGTGCCGATTACAATTTCATGTTActtg gaGGAAAAATAGGAATTGGCAAATACttcaattaataacaaaacaaatggAATTAAAGCGTAAACAACAGTCTTCAGAAAAATCAACTATATGGCAACGTAATCAGCAATGGCTTAAAAGATTACAATCTAAGGATGATCAAATGAAAGATGAAGAAAACAGTAAAACAGAGCCAa tatttaaatcaaaagttTCATGTGCCATTACAACATCAACTTCATCGTGTCAAGCACTTTGGTTAAAATCTGACTTAATGGGTATAAATACAATCTCTCAAGAAGTTATCGAAGAGCAAATTAAGGAATTGCGCAATATACcgaaaaaatggaatatacCACCTGCGTTTAG tttGGAATTTGTAAGTTATTTCAAAGATAGAAATTTGAGAtcaacaaaattgaaaaatcagcTAAAAATTTTTACTGACAAAAAGAATCAACTCTTTGatgaacaaaaaattgtacaagaaaaatataatcaa caagtaaaaaaaattgaaattaaaaaacaaaaatatttggaactcaaaaatataattaaagcataccataaagtaattaaattatacagtcCTAATgccaatattttagatttcgaCATATTTGCTAAAGAAGTTCTAAATGATCATAATTCTTTTG ATAATATACTATcagatttgtataataaatgtagtatTTGTAGTCATACAAATGATCAACATTTACTGAAAAAATGTGACATATGTAgatcatattatcatttggGTTGTTTGAATCCACCACTGACTAAAATGCctaagaaaacaaaattatttggatg gcAATGCAGTAAttgtgaaaattgtttttctcatTCAAAACAACAAACtgttaatacaaatacatctaaaaaattaagatgtgATGGAAAAGAGCAATCAATATCAGGCAGTCATAAATCTCCATCTATTGGtaacaat ttaCAGGATTTCAATAGTTTGGCAAGacagtgtaaaatatatagtatatcaaAAA aaaaaaaaaagcatgaaCCAAAcagcaaaaaatattcttcaaaaataatagcaaAACAAGTTAAGACTCTCAAACGCaaacataagtataataatgatgataatactTCAGATATCTCCACATCTGCTGATAACCCAACCCAACATGGAATTAAGCGATTT attaaatctATACCAAGTACAAGTGGAGTCAAAacaaaatcatcaaaattacttattgaaTCACCAGTAGATCAAACACCACAGAAATCTACAATAACCAAACCAGAAAAAAGTATTCTGCCACTCAGAAATAGCACGGTTTCAATAGATATTTTGTTGACTCCCAAATGTAATACTTGTCATAAAACCGGAATAAATGCTACAATGGTTCA GTGTGACAAATGCAGTGAACATTATCATTTTTGCTGTATTAATCCTCCAGTAAAGAAAACACCTAAAGTTTTTGGTTATTCGTGGCACTGTGAAGAATGTGATTTAtcg gaCAGTGACTAA
- the LOC114124761 gene encoding actin-like isoform X1, whose amino-acid sequence MSDVSVDLSNGDSTIVCDNGSYSLKVGFAGEHLPRLLIPTKHGKQRKELAMLGTSQRPIYGGQFAKDNQGVLNISDPIKNCIITDWDAMEDVWFHMYYEQLLIPPENYAILHTEPTHNSIPCRDKLFEIMFEVFNVPKVLLMNKSTLSLYSCGKTTGLVVDSGYESTQVIPIYEGYPISHAMRNMPVGGWHLTQFLKQMINSRGYSLTTTRDWERIKHMKQTFCYCAIDFQKELSMFGKDKEQRYTLPDGMIVNINNEAIRCSEAMFDPTMLSLDKPVKDGIHSLVQGSIGNCNVNERNDLYDNIFLAGGNTLFSGFPERLKSMIDEGLPGTEVRITAPLDREYSTWIGGSVLASSSYFQRVCIDSAEYGEKGAAAIQYKNIRNIQE is encoded by the exons ATGTCAGACGTTTCTGTCGACCTTTCAA ACGGTGACTCTACAATAGTATGTGATAATGGTTCTTATTCACTGAAAGTGGGTTTTGCGGGTGAACATTTACCTCGATTATTAATTCCAACTAAGCATGGAAAGCAACGGAAAGAA CTTGCCATGCTGGGAACTTCGCAGAGACCCATTTATGGTGGTCAGTTCGCCAAAGACAACCAAGGTGTTTTGAATATCAGTGatccaataaaaaattgcatcATTACTGATTGGGATGCTATGGAAGACGTTTGGTTTCATATGTACTACGAACAACTGTTGATACCACCAGAAAATTATGCGATTTTACACACAGAGCCAACTCACAATTCAATTCCATGTCGTGATAAGCTTTTCGAG ATCATGTTCGAAGTGTTTAACGTGCCCAAAGTGTTGTTGATGAACAAATCGACACTTTCTCTGTATAGTTGCGGCAAGACCACTGGCCTTGTGGTCGATTCTGGGTACGAAAGTACACAAGTCATTCCCATTTACGAAGGATATCCAATTTCACACGCTATGCGAAATATGCCAGTTGGTGGATGGCACTTAACTCAGTTTCTTAAGCAAATGATTAATAGTCGAGGTTATAGCTTGACCACGACGAGAGACTGGGAAAGAATTAAACACATGAAACAAACATTTTGCTATTGTGCTATAGACTTTCAAAAAGAATTATCAATGTTTGGCAAAGACAAGGAACAGAGATACACACTGCCAGATGGAATGATAGTCAACATCAATAATGAAgc catcCGATGCTCCGAAGCGATGTTTGATCCCACTATGTTGAGTCTCGACAAGCCTGTCAAGGATGGCATTCACAGTTTGGTACAAGGATCGATCGGCAATTGCAATGTTAACGAACGAAACGATCTATACGATAATATCTTCTTGGCTGGTGGTAACACACTGTTCTCGGGGTTTCCCGAACGATTGAAGTCGATGATCGACGAAGGGTTGCCTGGCACAGAGGTCAGGATCACTGCGCCGCTCGATCGAGAGTATTCCACGTGGATTGGTGGCTCTGTACTCGCCTCGTCATCATACTTTCAGCGGGTGTGCATCGATAGTGCAGAGTACGGTGAAAAGGGAGCAGCAGCGATACAATACAAGAACATACGAAACATACAAGAATGA
- the LOC114124761 gene encoding actin-like isoform X2, with protein MLGTSQRPIYGGQFAKDNQGVLNISDPIKNCIITDWDAMEDVWFHMYYEQLLIPPENYAILHTEPTHNSIPCRDKLFEIMFEVFNVPKVLLMNKSTLSLYSCGKTTGLVVDSGYESTQVIPIYEGYPISHAMRNMPVGGWHLTQFLKQMINSRGYSLTTTRDWERIKHMKQTFCYCAIDFQKELSMFGKDKEQRYTLPDGMIVNINNEAIRCSEAMFDPTMLSLDKPVKDGIHSLVQGSIGNCNVNERNDLYDNIFLAGGNTLFSGFPERLKSMIDEGLPGTEVRITAPLDREYSTWIGGSVLASSSYFQRVCIDSAEYGEKGAAAIQYKNIRNIQE; from the exons ATGCTGGGAACTTCGCAGAGACCCATTTATGGTGGTCAGTTCGCCAAAGACAACCAAGGTGTTTTGAATATCAGTGatccaataaaaaattgcatcATTACTGATTGGGATGCTATGGAAGACGTTTGGTTTCATATGTACTACGAACAACTGTTGATACCACCAGAAAATTATGCGATTTTACACACAGAGCCAACTCACAATTCAATTCCATGTCGTGATAAGCTTTTCGAG ATCATGTTCGAAGTGTTTAACGTGCCCAAAGTGTTGTTGATGAACAAATCGACACTTTCTCTGTATAGTTGCGGCAAGACCACTGGCCTTGTGGTCGATTCTGGGTACGAAAGTACACAAGTCATTCCCATTTACGAAGGATATCCAATTTCACACGCTATGCGAAATATGCCAGTTGGTGGATGGCACTTAACTCAGTTTCTTAAGCAAATGATTAATAGTCGAGGTTATAGCTTGACCACGACGAGAGACTGGGAAAGAATTAAACACATGAAACAAACATTTTGCTATTGTGCTATAGACTTTCAAAAAGAATTATCAATGTTTGGCAAAGACAAGGAACAGAGATACACACTGCCAGATGGAATGATAGTCAACATCAATAATGAAgc catcCGATGCTCCGAAGCGATGTTTGATCCCACTATGTTGAGTCTCGACAAGCCTGTCAAGGATGGCATTCACAGTTTGGTACAAGGATCGATCGGCAATTGCAATGTTAACGAACGAAACGATCTATACGATAATATCTTCTTGGCTGGTGGTAACACACTGTTCTCGGGGTTTCCCGAACGATTGAAGTCGATGATCGACGAAGGGTTGCCTGGCACAGAGGTCAGGATCACTGCGCCGCTCGATCGAGAGTATTCCACGTGGATTGGTGGCTCTGTACTCGCCTCGTCATCATACTTTCAGCGGGTGTGCATCGATAGTGCAGAGTACGGTGAAAAGGGAGCAGCAGCGATACAATACAAGAACATACGAAACATACAAGAATGA